From a single Stomoxys calcitrans chromosome 4, idStoCalc2.1, whole genome shotgun sequence genomic region:
- the LOC106090025 gene encoding neprilysin-21-like, translating into MTHSVGQIITFFAALVAVSSDSRFFNLKRMKHMTSYIDVNANPCEDLYQYACGKWSEKHDIQSEDNDYTSVDGMVNFKINKELSEFMSVMSSRNKSEFVLKSHNFFKSCVDIKEYNLKIFMEKMTEYENMTWALRTPAAEAANHKFDWVQTLALLRRYGLNGVFIEEQMFERYDDSWRTIIDLNKPFENGGFTSLTEDDFNAINSDLELPEEQRPFGDMLDGFKAFEKLLKALDEVKDDDGDNYITVKELPLPWLYKYLGIVLNENLLDLNMDIEIENIPYMKALDALLNEYDDYFLCSYLELRFLWHLYQTPQVLYAVDCMAATRGLLSLPMNWIFEKQHPELRQEFPKIAELFYNILDSVQTTLSTDKSGIVTPKALSILKGIQLKVGNLPRMDTESVLNNFYADLTLDSKDFYGNLLQLHKFNFNVSHSGYGNYLTGDINQLFFVDSYNEGASYLPYYLKAPNVVVAPTTVMRQPFYHWGYDNVYKYSSLGVRFAYLIIEAVSSDFNFDDLMYSDLVKIGEIASIHAAYGAYYATLPDALKDDEAFIKGTRLIFFLNYAQQHCHASDATTLNSYVSHFPSFAEAFDCQLRNFIETLIKKPSSKI; encoded by the coding sequence ATGACACATTCAGTGGGTCAAATAATCACATTTTTCGCTGCCCTTGTCGCAGTTTCAAGTGACAGtcgcttcttcaatttgaagcGTATGAAACACATGACGAGCTACATCGATGTGAATGCCAATCCCTGTGAGGATTTGTACCAATATGCCTGTGGCAAATGGTCTGAGAAGCATGACATCCAGAGTGAGGACAACGATTACACATCGGTGGACGGCATGGTAAACTTTAAGATTAACAAGGAGCTGTCCGAGTTCATGAGCGTTATGAGTTCGCGAAATAAATCAGAATTTGTCCTAAAGTCCCACAACTTTTTTAAATCGTGCGTTGATATTAAGGAATAtaatctgaaaattttcatggaaaagatGACAGAATATGAGAATATGACTTGGGCTCTTCGAACGCCCGCGGCCGAAGCGGCGAATCACAAGTTTGACTGGGTGCAGACATTGGCCTTGCTTCGCAGATATGGCCTTAATGGTGTTTTCATCGAGGAGCAAATGTTTGAACGATACGATGACTCGTGGAGGACTATCATCGATTTGAATAAGCCCTTTGAGAATGGGGGGTTTACCAGTCTTACGGAGGATGACTTCAATGCCATAAACAGCGATTTGGAATTGCCGGAGGAACAAAGGCCCTTTGGAGACATGTTGGATGGGTTTAAGGCCTTCGAGAAACTTCTTAAAGCTTTGGACGAAGTCAAGGACGATGACGGAGACAATTACATTACAGTAAAGGAGCTGCCATTGCCTTGGCTTTATAAATATCTGGGAATTGTGTTGAATGAAAATCTTTTGGATTTGAACATGGACATTGAGATCGAGAATATTCCCTATATGAAGGCGTTGGATGCACTGCTCAATGAGTATGACGACTACTTCCTTTGCTCCTATTTGGAGCTGCGTTTTCTTTGGCATTTATATCAAACTCCCCAGGTGTTGTACGCTGTGGATTGTATGGCGGCGACGCGGGGTCTATTGTCATTGCCGATGAATTGGATTTTTGAGAAACAACATCCGGAGCTGCGACAAGAGTTTCCCAAGATTGCGGAACTCTTCTACAATATCCTTGATTCGGTTCAAACGACATTGAGTACGGATAAGAGTGGCATAGTGACCCCCAAGGCGTTGTCCATATTGAAGGGGATACAATTGAAGGTGGGAAATTTACCTAGAATGGACACCGAGAGCGTCCTAAATAACTTCTATGCGGACTTAACTTTGGACTCTAAGGATTTCTATGGGAATCTCTTGCAACtgcacaaattcaattttaatgtCAGTCATTCTGGTTACGGCAATTACCTCACCGGCGACATCAACCAACTGTTCTTTGTGGACAGCTACAATGAAGGTGCCAGCTATTTGCCCTACTATTTGAAGGCCCCAAATGTTGTGGTGGCTCCCACGACAGTCATGAGGCAGCCCTTCTATCACTGGGGCTACGACAATGTCTACAAATACAGCTCGCTGGGTGTTCGTTTTGCCTATCTCATCATTGAGGCTGTTTCAAGCGATTTCAACTTTGACGACCTCATGTACAGCGATTTGGTGAAAATTGGCGAAATTGCCTCTATACATGCTGCCTATGGGGCGTATTATGCGACGCTACCAGATGCTCTAAAGGATGATGAAGCATTCATTAAGGGGACTCGCCTGATATTTTTCCTTAACTATGCCCAACAACACTGCCACGCCAGTGACGCAACCACACTGAACTCCTATGTCTCACATTTTCCCTCTTTTGCGGAAGCTTTTGACTGTCAGCtaagaaatttcatcgaaacttTGATCAAAAAGCCAAGCAGTAAGATATAA